CCAGGGcatgaagaagagacttTCGGAACACCGGCGATCCTGAAGCATGCAGGTCTTTTCCGACAACTGCCGCCCCAAGATTGAGGTAAGCAAAGGCATTATCACGCAGGGCCTCTGAGTTATGCTCGACATACTCAGTTGAGCCAATCAGGTTGTACGCAGAAGCATCCCAAGACATGAATTCGATGGTCCTCAACGGCCTCCAGCCTCGCTGTACAAGATCTCCGAAGATTCGAGCCATCTCAATCATGACAGCTGTGCCTGAGTGGGGGTCCGTTGCGCCGAAAGCCCAAGAATCTCGCTGATTACCGATGATGATAGACTTAGACGTCTGCTCCATGCCATTAATTCGACCATAAACATTCCAGATAGTGTGCAGTGAATCCTCGTCTTGCTCGTTCTTCAAGCGCACAATTGGGGACTTCTCACTGCCGGTCCACCACTCGACGTCTGGGACACCGCCTTCCCACTTGTTAGGCACCTTTTCGCCGTAACCCTTGAGATGCTGTAGTAGAACCTTGGCATCTCTCCAAGCGAGAGGGAGACTGGGGATACCGACAAGTCCATTGGCCTTGTCGAGTGTGATTCGCTGATCGCCCTTGCTACCATAACCAGGCGACAAGGGGTCACCAATTCCCCAGTTCGTGAGACCTACAGAGCCTCTTTGAACACCATCTGAGGGCATATACACTCCTTCGGGAGCCACAACACCCTTCTTGAAACCGTCGTCCGCAGGGTCGGAGTAAATGAGACAGCCAGCAAAGCCTGCCAGCTCGGctgccttgaccttgagagcTTGATTCTCCAGAGGACCACCGTTTTTCACCAACGCAATAGCTCCCGTGGCATTAACACCTTTGCTTGCAAGATGCTTGAAGTCGTCTCTTGTACCATAGTTGGCGTAGATTAGGGGTCCCTTGACGTCTCCCGACTTTGAGTATCCGTGAAAGGCGTACGTTTGTCGACCTGCCGTCTCGCCTCcgacttcctcttcttctagCTTAGCCGTCCAtttggccttcttgagaTCCTTATCGTCCATGATCTGCACCACACGACCGTCCTTGCGGGGATAGTTGAGATAAACCTGATACTCATCCATCATAACTTCGTCCAGTAGTGCCCTGCTGAACATGGCCTGAACATCCAACGCGGTCGCATAATCACCCTCGGTACCGGCAATATGGGCGTAATTCGAAAAGTGCTGCACTGATGCGCGCATTCTCATGGGATCAACGGTCCGCAACAGATGGGCTCTAAGGTCCTCGGGATTGAAACGGAAGCCACCTCCTGCTCTTTGTATTTGCCAACTTAAACGCGGCGGCAGGCAAAGTTTCGTAATGAggcaagaaaaaaaagcTCAGTATAATTGTGAGCGCCAAAATGCGCACACAAAATAAGATGACGGTTGTTTTGTCCACCTTCGGAATGTTCCACCTCCTCGTTGTCTGGCTTGGCGTCTCCTCATTCTCACCCGTGGCATTCTCGGCGTTGTCGGCAGCTGGCGCATCAGCTCGTTGAGGTAATTGTATGCGTAATCGTGGTAATCTCGGCCTCCAGGACCATTTCCACCGCGGTAGAGTTAGATATGACCCTATTCGCTTCCCCCACTGAGAGCCTCGGGATCGGTCGGGTTCTTCGATCTCCATCTCCTGCATCTCACGTCGTACCTGCGCggcttcatcctcactctCGCTATCGCTGGCCCATAAACTGTCCTCATCGTCGGTCTCTACTGTTGGTGGTCGATAACCGTCGGGTCTGCGGGAGGAACTGGCGCCACTCGAATGTTGTAGGAGACCCTGTGATTCCGCCTCTGTTGCATTACGCTCGTTTGTTGGAGACCTCGGAGCAGGAGCCCAGTCATCTGGATCGTAATGGCTACCACTGGCCACGGCCTGGTCGTAAGTAGGCGGTATAGGATCATAGAAAGGAGTCTTTTCGGAAGGCATCTTGATGGTGATTGAGCGCTAACCGCGCCCTCGGTTGTCGTATATTCAATCCGATAAGAAGCTCGTTCAGGCGTGTCACAAAGCAGTCGAGATAAACAGTGCCATTCGCTGAAGGGGATCGGATAAAAAGGAGCGGGCGAATCGCGGTTTCGATCGATCGATACGAAGCAATTAAGTTAAGATGAGCGAGGTGCAAGCACGAAAGGAGCGTCAAGaaagagagacaagagacaGACGCCAGAAGCGCATCGCCAAACTAACAAGTCCAGGCTTAAGCTCTGACTCGAGATGTTGTTGACTGGGTAAAGAAAAGGAAGgggagaagaagctgagatgATTAAAGTCAAAGTAATGTACCGAGTTACGTTGTTGGCTGCAGGCAGGTACAGTAAGTACAGTACAAATCCAATGCGCTGCGACGGGGGGGGATGATGGCGAACCTAATGGAGTGTCCACGTAAGGTAGGGGACCGGAGTCCACTATAACTATAAGCCGCCGGTTAGTACGGAGTAAGAAGACAGACAGCAGAAGACACACAGACAAAGGTGGTCGAGGTCTCAAGTGGCTGAGTTGACCCGGGAGACTTGGCAAGCCTTGGCCTTTGGAAACTTTGACAAAATACCAGTAAAAATACTTTCGCAGACACTGTACTATACTATAATTCACTCCTCTTCTTTTTACCAGATTACACGTGAAATGTCATTCATACTAACACTATCTATCTATCTCAGAGGCATCCAAGGAGCTTaccaggccaggccaggccttgtcttgtctcggCTCTCACAATCTCTCACTCTCCTGAATCCGCCCATGCACGCCACCAGGATTACCCCACAAAAGCTGGGATAGGGAGACAGCCTAACTTGGACAGGGAGGTGATGTGCGTATCATCGCTTTGCTTCTGGACTCGACGTAAAGTTAGGGACGTGTCAGCTAATTTGTTCAACCGTAATTCGAGATTAAGCAGGCTATGTAACCCTCAGACAGGATTGCGTGGGTAAGGCTTCAGTTATTTTTGGGCTTACTATCCGTATATATGCATTCTTTGTTATATATCTCTCAATCAGGGGTTGGTGACAGCGACTCTCCAAAACTCTCACTGTCGCAGGAGACTCAGCTTGGCTTCACCGCGCATATCATCAATTTTTGGGCAAAGTTTACATATATACAAGTAGTGGAACTGCGACCTCCTCGATTCATGCCTGCGGGCTAAACATTATCTATCGCTATGCCGCTCAATCACCTTCTCTTTCCTTCAATCACTAGTGAATTAGACCTCAGTTCGGTGTCAAAACGACTCCCTCATATTGTCGACTTCGGATGTTCTCCAATGTCTGATGGAAGTGCCGGCGGCTGTTCTCAACTGAAGCAGAATCTTGTTGGTTGCCGGCCAGATTGGAGTGGATGAGTTCAATGAGACCATTGAGATACTTGGTTGTGACCTGCTCGAGTTAGCAATTGCTTCGACAGTTCCTGGATCGAGACTCACTGATTCGTTTTGTTGGTCAAAGTAATACACATAGCGGTCCAGAATCTCAACAAAGAGCTCAATCGATGTGGCTGTCTCCATGCAGGAATCGGCAACACGAAGGGCACGTTGAAGACATTCAAGTACTCGCTTACCATCACGGTAAAGCTATGCAAGTTAGCTGAGGTCCTTCACACATGGATTGATACATACCTCTGTTTCTTCTGACTCGCCATTGGACACCATGGGAGTCGCCCACCACAAGTGACTCGCCAGATACACAGCGCGACATTGATCGGGCTTGCGTAGCAGCTTGCTACCGTGCTGTGCGCACTTGGTGATGAGAGTGTCGTAATTCTCCTTTCCAAAGTTGCGTGTCTGGTGAAGAGCAGTAGCAATCACACAGACAGCCTGGAACTGAGCCTTCGAATCCGACACAGCCTCCTCATACACTGTGAAGGCTTGTGCAAAGAATTCATATGCAACCTCTTCAAACCCGGTCAGATCGGCTGTTTGGCCAGCAGAGGCAAAGAGACGCAGCGCCATCTCTGCAGCCCCAGAGCCATTAACACGGGTGTACAACGTGCTGAGCGCTGAGTGCATTAAATCCGGCCCGGCCGGGGCCCATCGCGGTCTGCCGGGTAggtaaaagtaaaaaagttGTTAAGAGGCGCGGTGTCGGCGTGCTTGTATTTGGAGGAGAGAATTATCTGGGGGTGCTGGATACGCTCGTTTCCTTCCGAGTACGCCTTTCTTGTCATTTGAAGCAGCTTGAACTGAGTATCGTTGTCCTCGGTCTGCAGCAAGTGCACGATCCTGGCGAGCCATCCCTGCTCCTCCATTGTCTCGTCTGTCTCCACAGGACGTCGTTGGGCAACACCTGGGTATCCTTGAGGCGCCTGGGAACCCTCCTTGATGAGAACCTTCAGTACCTCCAACACGTTCTCGAGCTGTTCCGTAGTCGAGATCTTGGTCTGGTTTTTGAGCAAAGTGCGAGCGACGCCACCAGCAACGGCACGGCGGGTAGGGTATGATTGCGACTGGAAGAGAGGAACGTAGGTAGGAAGAGACAAAGCAGTAAAAGTGGAAACATATCGGTTAAGGggtgcttgaagaagagcaagcaagCTCTGCTGAGCAGGAGGCGAGTGAAGGTCAGCATTGTTAATGTTCTCCCGAACTTTGGTAGTTGCGTAAGCCAGAATCTGGTCAACGTAGTCCAGTCTGTCGGGATAAATGTTAAGCGCAAGGTTGCAAAGTGACACCAGGAGAGCAATAATGTCTTGCACAGGAAGATGCTGAGCCTCCACCAGGTTCTTGACCTGGGCGAAGAAAACCTCGTAAAGCTGTACGGTGTCTGTAATTGACCCTTGACCGTTCACAGCAGTGGTTTCTGTATCCGCAACTGAAGGTGTAGACTCGGCGAGTGTGCTTGAGTCGTCGTTGCTGCTCTCACCAGCAGTTTCCTCTGAAGTCTCATCGGTGGCCTTGGCTGTAGACTCCTCGCCCTCGGGTGTCTTGTCGGCATCTTCGGATTCGGCATCTTCGGATTCGGCATCTTCAGTAGACTCGCCCGCTTTGCCATCAGGTTCGGATTGCTTAGATTCTGAAGGTGTGGCTGCCGATGCTTCTTTTTGAAGGTTTACCTTCTCCAACAGTTTTGCCAGCGCATCCGCCTCAATTTGAGCTCTATCGTCCGACTTGTCCTCCGGTCCATCGCGTTCAGCATATTCGGACAATCGATCCATCAGACCAATTACAATGGCCTTGACGTTAACATGGGGGTTGAGGCGTGAAACGGCACCAAGGAATTGGTCCAAGGTGTGCAGGTGGAATTCGTCCGGGAAAACTTGCGTAATCACCTCAAGGAGATACTCTTGGGCGAGAACGTCCCGGCATTGAACCACCTGCTCTAGCAGCGGTGCTAGAATACTAGACTTATACgtttcaagatcaacaagcTGGCTTAGGCGTACGATATTGCTGCCGACCAATAGCTGCAGTTCCTTTCGCTCTCGAATTCGCTGCTCGCGCTCTCTCGAGTggccttggtgttgtagaCGAACCCATAGTTTGTTCATCTCGACGAAATTTGTAAGAACGAAGTTGATGGAGTCGCTAATGTTGCCTTCAGGACCGTCGCTCTCAGTAGTTGGCAGGTAGTCCCTCGCTTGACCAGACAGGTAATATCGGAGGAAGAGTCCACGAATAGGATGCTGAACACCTCGGCTCATGTCCATCATGTCCTTCATAAGCTCCTTAACGGGCGCATCTTCAATGGCCATGTAGGCGGTTCCCACTGTAATCATAAGATACAATCGTGGGACGATGTTGCCTGCATACTGGACGAGCTCGTAAAGGTCGGCCAGGTGGTTGACAGGGTGGTTTTCGCGAAGATGAACAGACAAGTATCGCAGGGCGTCGAACACCGACATGTACAGCTCGTAGTATTGCTTGGGTCCAAGACTGCTTGTGCGAAGCT
This DNA window, taken from Fusarium oxysporum f. sp. lycopersici 4287 chromosome 7, whole genome shotgun sequence, encodes the following:
- a CDS encoding vacuolar protein sorting-associated protein 35, which translates into the protein MATPAPPEDQARLLEDALVAVRQQTSLMRKCLDTPGKLMDALKCCSTLVSELRTSSLGPKQYYELYMSVFDALRYLSVHLRENHPVNHLADLYELVQYAGNIVPRLYLMITVGTAYMAIEDAPVKELMKDMMDMSRGVQHPIRGLFLRYYLSGQARDYLPTTESDGPEGNISDSINFVLTNFVEMNKLWVRLQHQGHSREREQRIRERKELQLLVGSNIVRLSQLVDLETYKSSILAPLLEQVVQCRDVLAQEYLLEVITQVFPDEFHLHTLDQFLGAVSRLNPHVNVKAIVIGLMDRLSEYAERDGPEDKSDDRAQIEADALAKLLEKVNLQKEASAATPSESKQSEPDGKAGESTEDAESEDAESEDADKTPEGEESTAKATDETSEETAGESSNDDSSTLAESTPSVADTETTAVNGQGSITDTVQLYEVFFAQVKNLVEAQHLPVQDIIALLVSLCNLALNIYPDRLDYVDQILAYATTKVRENINNADLHSPPAQQSLLALLQAPLNRYVSTFTALSLPTYVPLFQSQSYPTRRAVAGGVARTLLKNQTKISTTEQLENVLEVLKVLIKEGSQAPQGYPGVAQRRPVETDETMEEQGWLARIVHLLQTEDNDTQFKLLQMTRKAPRWAPAGPDLMHSALSTLYTRVNGSGAAEMALRLFASAGQTADLTGFEEVAYEFFAQAFTVYEEAVSDSKAQFQAVCVIATALHQTRNFGKENYDTLITKCAQHGSKLLRKPDQCRAVYLASHLWWATPMVSNGESEETELYRDGKRVLECLQRALRVADSCMETATSIELFVEILDRYVYYFDQQNESVTTKYLNGLIELIHSNLAGNQQDSASVENSRRHFHQTLENIRSRQYEGVVLTPN